A single Parabacteroides timonensis DNA region contains:
- a CDS encoding glycoside hydrolase family 43 protein, producing the protein MKKVRFIQICVLLFAFTFVSCKSKTGTEQSGGVFTPGELWPDNQGVHINAHGGGILHVGDTYYWFGEHKTEGTAGNNALVGVHCYSSKDLYNWKDEGVALSVVKDDPSHSIAEGCILERPKVIYNKKNNNYVMWFHLEPKGAGYSGALSGIAVSDKVTGPYQFLRAVRPNAGHWPINVQEIHKQGVPESDRSQFTGGSLPAHPDSLNLLGRDMEGGQMARDMNLFVDDDGKAYHIYSSEENSTLHISQLTDDYTNYSGTYARFFPGRFMEAPAMFKRDGKYYLIMSGCTGWAPNAGRSAMASSIWGPWEELQNPFVGADADLSFHSQSTYVLPTPGKPEQFIYMGDRWTPDNAIDGRYIWLPIRFEGDQPIIEWHDKWSY; encoded by the coding sequence ATGAAGAAAGTTCGGTTTATACAGATATGTGTGTTGTTGTTTGCTTTTACTTTTGTGAGTTGTAAAAGTAAAACAGGTACGGAGCAGTCAGGAGGAGTTTTTACTCCGGGAGAACTATGGCCGGATAATCAAGGTGTGCATATTAACGCCCATGGGGGAGGGATCCTTCATGTCGGAGATACTTATTACTGGTTTGGCGAACATAAGACGGAAGGAACCGCCGGTAATAATGCCCTGGTCGGTGTTCATTGTTATTCTTCCAAAGACCTGTATAACTGGAAAGATGAAGGTGTTGCTTTATCTGTTGTGAAAGACGATCCTTCGCATAGCATTGCAGAGGGGTGTATCCTGGAACGTCCGAAAGTGATCTATAACAAGAAGAATAACAATTATGTAATGTGGTTTCACCTGGAACCGAAAGGAGCGGGGTACTCCGGTGCACTTAGCGGTATTGCTGTAAGTGATAAGGTGACAGGTCCTTATCAATTTCTTCGTGCCGTACGTCCTAATGCGGGTCATTGGCCGATCAATGTACAGGAGATTCATAAACAGGGCGTTCCTGAATCGGATAGAAGCCAGTTCACCGGTGGTAGTTTACCTGCTCATCCGGACAGTCTGAATCTGCTCGGACGTGATATGGAAGGCGGACAGATGGCGCGTGATATGAATCTTTTTGTAGATGACGATGGTAAAGCGTACCATATCTATTCTTCTGAAGAGAACAGTACTTTACATATTTCTCAGTTGACAGATGACTATACGAATTATTCCGGAACCTATGCCCGTTTCTTTCCGGGTCGTTTTATGGAAGCACCGGCTATGTTCAAACGTGACGGGAAATACTATCTGATCATGTCCGGTTGTACAGGATGGGCTCCGAATGCCGGACGCTCTGCTATGGCATCGTCTATCTGGGGACCCTGGGAAGAACTGCAAAATCCGTTTGTAGGGGCTGATGCCGATCTCTCCTTCCATTCCCAAAGTACCTATGTTTTACCGACTCCCGGTAAACCGGAACAATTCATTTATATGGGTGATCGCTGGACTCCCGACAATGCAATAGATGGTCGTTATATCTGGCTGCCTATCCGTTTCGAGGGCGATCAACCGATCATAGAATGGCATGATAAATGGAGTTACTGA
- a CDS encoding TIM barrel protein: protein MENISRRTAIKTALVGGAALAVSGLDAANPAKKKKVETKEPLKGNIRHSVSKWCFGSYPLDEFCGICKNIGIESIELLDPKDWPVVQKHGLTVAMCQGAGLGIDRGFNDPKLHDELVASYEQVIPMVAEAGLTNLICFSGKRNGLTDLQGWENCEKGLKRLMPLAEKHNVVLTMELLNSVGHKDYQCDHTIWGVELCRRIGSPNFKLLYDIYHMQIMEGNIIENIQKYHEYFSHIHTGGNPGRAEIDETQELYYPAIMKAIVETGYKGFVGQEFVPRQEDKIASLEKCIRICDV, encoded by the coding sequence ATGGAAAACATCTCAAGAAGAACAGCCATTAAGACCGCGTTGGTAGGTGGTGCTGCATTAGCCGTATCCGGACTGGATGCCGCCAATCCTGCGAAAAAGAAGAAAGTAGAAACAAAGGAACCCTTGAAAGGTAATATCCGCCATTCCGTTAGTAAATGGTGCTTCGGCAGCTATCCGTTGGATGAGTTTTGCGGAATATGCAAGAATATAGGGATTGAATCGATCGAGCTACTTGATCCGAAGGACTGGCCGGTCGTACAAAAACACGGGTTGACTGTGGCTATGTGCCAGGGGGCCGGACTGGGTATCGACCGCGGGTTCAATGATCCTAAGTTGCATGATGAACTGGTAGCCAGCTACGAGCAGGTTATTCCTATGGTCGCTGAGGCGGGATTGACTAATCTGATCTGTTTCTCCGGCAAACGGAACGGACTGACAGATCTTCAGGGATGGGAAAACTGTGAGAAAGGATTGAAACGCTTGATGCCGTTGGCAGAGAAACATAATGTCGTCCTGACAATGGAGCTGCTGAATAGCGTAGGACATAAGGACTATCAGTGCGATCATACTATTTGGGGAGTGGAACTGTGCCGTCGTATCGGTTCTCCTAACTTTAAGCTTCTGTATGATATCTATCATATGCAGATTATGGAAGGCAATATCATTGAAAATATTCAGAAGTACCACGAATATTTCTCCCATATCCATACCGGAGGAAACCCCGGACGTGCAGAGATCGATGAGACACAGGAACTTTATTATCCGGCTATCATGAAGGCGATAGTGGAAACCGGCTATAAAGGATTTGTCGGTCAGGAATTTGTACCTCGCCAGGAGGACAAGATTGCTTCTCTTGAAAAATGTATTCGTATCTGTGATGTATAG